From Thermoanaerobaculia bacterium, the proteins below share one genomic window:
- a CDS encoding oligopeptide transporter, OPT family, giving the protein MSEFKPYVPAETRYRDVTIRALITGALFGAIFGSANAYLGLRVGLTISTSIPLAVLSVAVFKLLERVSRKTNILECNIAQTMGSASSSLASGVIFTIPALYMWGFDPPLVQIGILALLGGILGILFMIPLRPYLIVKEHHELPYPEGTAAAQVLIAADAGGARAQNVFIGLVVGAVYKVLLSFGKLWAEEINIKIPSLKKGIIGLDPTPALLGVGYILGYRIAGIMVAGGILSSLVLIPMIAHFGESAVHPLFPSLDVPISAMSAKDIWQNYVRYIGAGAVAFAGILTVLRSLPTMMQSLMDGLKGFTSEGRKVGVAPIRTQHDLPMSVVLIGAAVVVGVTMISSHVLGVGASIPLRVFGALCIVLFAFMFVTVSSRIVGLVGVTSNPTSGMAIVTLLGTSSIFYLLGWTDDAAKATVLTIGTVVCVAASIAGDISQDLKCGYIIGATPSRQQIVELISSLTSAFAIAAAVFFLGKGLGFGTEALPAPQATLMKTVIEGVLQADLPWGLVLTGASLALVASLLGVPPLPFAVGIYLPVKTMTPVFVGGVLRSLVEYRARRRGQDMDQRREKGVLLASGMIAGEGLVGVGLAVFAYISGRKPEGWGLEFSGYGDQIAAMAAFTLLAFFLVRMTRLKPESE; this is encoded by the coding sequence ATGAGCGAATTTAAGCCGTATGTCCCCGCCGAGACCCGGTACCGGGATGTAACGATAAGAGCCCTGATCACCGGGGCTCTCTTTGGCGCCATCTTCGGGTCTGCGAATGCCTATCTCGGCCTGAGGGTCGGATTGACGATTTCCACGTCGATTCCCCTTGCCGTTCTCAGCGTAGCGGTTTTCAAGCTGCTGGAACGGGTTTCGCGGAAGACAAATATTCTGGAATGCAACATCGCCCAGACGATGGGGTCGGCGTCCTCTTCCCTTGCCTCCGGGGTGATCTTTACGATCCCCGCTCTATACATGTGGGGATTTGATCCTCCGCTGGTTCAGATCGGCATTCTTGCCCTCCTCGGCGGCATTCTCGGCATTCTCTTCATGATTCCGCTTCGTCCCTATCTGATCGTGAAGGAACACCATGAGCTTCCCTACCCTGAAGGAACGGCGGCGGCACAGGTGCTGATTGCGGCCGACGCCGGGGGAGCCCGGGCTCAAAATGTCTTTATCGGTCTGGTCGTCGGGGCCGTGTACAAAGTCCTCCTTTCTTTTGGAAAACTCTGGGCGGAGGAGATTAACATCAAGATTCCCTCGTTGAAGAAGGGAATCATCGGGCTCGACCCGACGCCGGCACTCCTGGGTGTGGGATATATCCTCGGGTACCGCATTGCAGGGATCATGGTGGCCGGAGGGATCCTTTCCTCCCTTGTTCTTATCCCCATGATCGCCCACTTTGGAGAATCTGCGGTTCACCCTCTCTTTCCTTCCCTGGATGTCCCCATTTCCGCCATGTCCGCCAAAGATATCTGGCAGAACTACGTCCGGTACATCGGAGCCGGCGCTGTCGCCTTTGCCGGCATCCTGACTGTGCTCCGTTCCCTTCCCACGATGATGCAGAGCCTGATGGACGGGTTGAAGGGATTTACTTCCGAGGGAAGAAAGGTGGGGGTCGCGCCGATTCGAACCCAGCACGATCTGCCCATGTCCGTTGTCCTGATTGGGGCTGCGGTTGTCGTCGGGGTTACCATGATTTCCTCGCACGTTCTGGGTGTGGGAGCCTCGATACCCCTGCGGGTCTTTGGTGCCCTCTGTATCGTTCTCTTTGCCTTCATGTTCGTAACGGTTTCCTCCCGTATCGTCGGTCTGGTGGGGGTTACGTCCAACCCTACGTCGGGAATGGCGATCGTGACACTTCTGGGAACCAGCTCAATCTTCTACCTCCTGGGATGGACGGACGATGCTGCAAAGGCCACAGTCCTCACGATCGGGACCGTGGTTTGCGTGGCGGCTTCCATTGCCGGAGATATTTCGCAGGATCTCAAGTGCGGGTACATCATCGGGGCCACCCCTTCCCGGCAGCAGATTGTTGAGCTCATTTCAAGCCTTACTTCGGCGTTTGCCATTGCCGCCGCAGTCTTTTTTCTTGGGAAGGGGCTTGGTTTTGGAACCGAAGCCCTGCCCGCGCCGCAGGCCACCTTGATGAAAACGGTCATCGAAGGTGTCCTTCAGGCCGATCTTCCCTGGGGACTCGTACTCACCGGCGCGTCCCTGGCTCTCGTTGCCTCCCTGCTGGGGGTACCTCCGCTTCCTTTTGCTGTGGGCATCTACCTTCCCGTGAAGACGATGACCCCGGTCTTTGTCGGTGGCGTTCTTCGTTCCCTCGTGGAGTACCGGGCACGCCGACGGGGACAGGACATGGATCAACGCAGGGAAAAGGGTGTTCTTCTTGCTTCCGGCATGATCGCCGGGGAAGGCCTTGTGGGGGTAGGCCTTGCCGTTTTTGCCTATATTTCAGGCCGGAAGCCGGAGGGCTGGGGCCTTGAGTTTTCGGGGTATGGAGACCAGATCGCCGCCATGGCGGCCTTTACCCTCCTGGCCTTTTTCCTCGTTCGAATGACCCGTCTAAAGCCGGAATCTGAATAG
- a CDS encoding class I SAM-dependent methyltransferase: protein MVIYDRIAPYYNRVLSRPFFAFLRPAIMSIFETYGIHRRSRILEVACGPGHLCAYLADRAFDITGCDLSIGQRLASSHRQSFPFVVSRMQNLPFRQPFDVILNLYDSLNHLLTLSDLSSTFDETYRLLVPGGWFIFDTNTKLAFKRIWGSRTPFIHEESDFTMVMETRYSSGTRMSEAIVTVRDGEGEIVSTLKERYFTPGEIRNNLKNSGLGLVDKIPWCPSKDAYHGLAVKDIWIARRPDV from the coding sequence ATGGTGATTTACGACCGAATTGCCCCCTATTACAACCGGGTGCTTTCCCGCCCATTTTTCGCATTCCTTCGACCCGCAATCATGTCGATCTTTGAAACATACGGGATCCACCGCCGATCCCGGATCCTGGAAGTTGCATGCGGTCCCGGGCATCTCTGCGCTTACCTGGCCGATCGGGCTTTCGACATAACCGGGTGCGATCTTTCGATCGGACAGCGTCTCGCTTCCTCCCACCGCCAGAGCTTTCCCTTTGTCGTTTCCCGGATGCAGAACCTCCCCTTCCGCCAGCCCTTTGATGTCATCCTGAACCTGTATGACAGCCTGAATCACCTCCTGACCCTTTCCGATCTGTCTTCCACCTTCGACGAAACGTACCGGCTCCTGGTCCCCGGGGGATGGTTCATCTTCGATACGAACACCAAGCTCGCCTTTAAGCGAATCTGGGGATCCCGCACCCCATTTATCCATGAAGAATCCGACTTCACCATGGTCATGGAGACCCGCTACTCGTCGGGCACCCGAATGTCCGAAGCCATCGTCACCGTGCGCGACGGGGAAGGTGAAATTGTCTCGACGCTGAAGGAGCGCTATTTCACACCAGGGGAGATCCGGAACAATCTGAAGAATTCAGGCCTTGGGCTCGTTGACAAGATTCCCTGGTGTCCCAGCAAGGATGCTTACCACGGACTGGCCGTCAAGGATATCTGGATCGCCCGCCGGCCCGATGTCTGA
- the dtd gene encoding D-aminoacyl-tRNA deacylase: MIICIQRVQKASVRVEGKTVAQIGKGLLLLVGIEKKDREEQFGRASDKIVNLRIFPDEEDKMNRSVKDIGGEILAVSQFTLAGDIRRGRRPSFDAAAPPEEAKVLFENFVAALNAQGVPVQTGVFQALMEVDLVNDGPVTIIGKW; this comes from the coding sequence ATGATTATCTGCATCCAGAGAGTACAGAAGGCGTCCGTACGGGTGGAAGGAAAGACGGTGGCGCAAATCGGAAAAGGCCTTCTCCTTCTTGTCGGAATCGAAAAAAAAGACCGGGAGGAACAGTTTGGCCGGGCTTCGGATAAGATCGTAAACCTGCGAATCTTTCCCGATGAAGAGGACAAAATGAACCGGAGCGTAAAGGATATCGGAGGCGAGATTCTTGCCGTCTCCCAGTTCACCCTTGCGGGCGACATCCGCCGCGGACGGAGGCCTTCTTTCGATGCGGCGGCCCCACCCGAAGAGGCAAAGGTTCTCTTCGAAAACTTTGTGGCCGCTCTGAATGCCCAGGGGGTACCCGTTCAAACGGGAGTATTTCAGGCCCTGATGGAGGTCGATCTGGTGAATGACGGCCCCGTGACGATTATCGGGAAATGGTGA
- the murJ gene encoding murein biosynthesis integral membrane protein MurJ — MNRVRTVGGVTLITLLSRVTGYARDKVLALVLGAGMQADAFIVAFRIPNLFRALLAEGALHAAFIPVFSESRNQENSEDLWKFAAVFLYSLTFILTAITVAGIVFSPWIVSLFAREFILTPGKFELTVMLNRVMFPYLFLISLAGLFQGILNAHDRFYLPAATPIFLNLSMIVCGLLLGRVYQHPTLGFATGVFVGGVLQMGSQLVVARRLGLSLNPVRPFSHPAVWKVLKLMVPGLFVLGIYEINQLVGTRFAASIGDSAVSVLYYAYRVNHLVYGGVVMSLFTVFLPGMSREVKDRDRFLTTLTSGINLGLWVTIPAAAGLWILAEPSIKVLFEGGRFSSSDTLLVAEALGYYALSLPAYAISKMLASAFFAHQNTRTPAVATAIDLLVFTAGCVFLVPRMAQSGIALATSLGGYAQVLVMILFAGRAGISPSWRAMGTEALRIIVASGVMAFVLIQALSFFPLTAGSGIALTLLRLTLFIAAGFALFLVLCSILKVKTLSTLRQGMKRIRS; from the coding sequence ATGAACCGGGTTCGGACCGTCGGTGGGGTCACCCTGATCACACTTCTTTCCCGGGTCACGGGATACGCCAGGGACAAGGTCCTGGCTCTCGTCCTGGGTGCGGGCATGCAGGCCGACGCCTTCATCGTCGCCTTTCGAATCCCCAACCTCTTCCGGGCTCTCCTGGCCGAGGGAGCCCTCCACGCTGCTTTCATCCCCGTCTTCTCCGAGTCACGCAACCAGGAGAACTCGGAGGATCTCTGGAAGTTCGCCGCGGTTTTTCTTTATTCCCTGACCTTTATATTGACCGCCATTACCGTGGCGGGCATTGTCTTCTCTCCATGGATCGTTTCCCTGTTCGCCCGAGAATTTATCCTTACTCCCGGGAAATTCGAGCTTACCGTCATGCTGAACCGGGTCATGTTCCCCTACCTCTTTCTCATCTCCCTCGCCGGGCTCTTTCAGGGAATCCTCAACGCCCACGACAGGTTTTACCTCCCTGCCGCCACCCCGATCTTTCTGAACCTCAGCATGATCGTATGCGGTCTTCTTCTTGGGAGGGTCTATCAGCACCCTACTCTGGGATTCGCGACAGGCGTCTTTGTCGGAGGCGTCCTGCAGATGGGAAGCCAGCTCGTCGTGGCTCGTCGGCTGGGACTCTCCCTCAATCCAGTCCGCCCCTTCTCTCACCCTGCCGTCTGGAAGGTGCTGAAGCTCATGGTGCCGGGGCTCTTTGTCCTGGGCATCTACGAAATCAATCAGCTCGTAGGTACGAGGTTTGCAGCGTCCATCGGGGATTCGGCCGTCAGTGTCCTTTACTACGCCTACCGGGTCAACCACCTGGTATACGGCGGCGTGGTCATGTCGCTCTTTACGGTATTCCTTCCCGGCATGTCCCGGGAAGTCAAGGATCGCGATCGGTTCCTGACGACCCTGACCTCCGGAATCAACCTTGGATTATGGGTTACGATTCCTGCGGCCGCCGGACTCTGGATCCTGGCGGAACCTTCCATCAAGGTCCTCTTCGAGGGAGGAAGGTTTTCAAGTTCCGATACTCTCCTTGTGGCCGAAGCCCTTGGATACTACGCACTTTCTCTCCCGGCCTACGCGATCAGCAAAATGCTGGCTTCAGCCTTCTTTGCCCACCAGAACACACGGACCCCGGCCGTCGCCACCGCCATTGACCTTCTGGTTTTTACAGCCGGTTGCGTTTTTCTCGTTCCCCGGATGGCCCAGTCCGGTATCGCCCTGGCCACAAGCCTGGGCGGGTACGCTCAGGTTCTGGTCATGATCCTCTTTGCCGGAAGGGCCGGCATTTCCCCTTCATGGAGGGCGATGGGCACGGAAGCCCTGCGCATCATTGTGGCATCCGGAGTCATGGCTTTCGTTCTGATCCAGGCACTCTCCTTCTTTCCGCTCACCGCAGGATCGGGGATCGCCCTCACGTTATTGCGATTGACCCTGTTTATTGCTGCAGGCTTTGCCCTCTTCCTGGTCCTCTGTTCAATCCTGAAAGTGAAGACTCTCTCAACCCTTCGACAGGGAATGAAGAGGATTCGCTCATGA
- a CDS encoding POTRA domain-containing protein has translation MKQFFFLVLLSSGMSAQVIDHVRLQGAPPANVAALARLITVQEGRELSPEAVQDSIRLLMQSGITANVEAILDENTLTFKVRPKILLQSIRIRGFSRKAVQKALGMSAPGWFWEEDILPTAREKLQHMLNGEGYLNGEVRLELKPGPDEWEKSLLVNIDRRERLPVERVNLSGECSHILDHAFDKLMEKPFQPSRIHAFLRKTRQQLFKQGYLNATLTLSRIEQGERGIILPIETHCDRPVDVRFEGEPAPRSLQRKIDKLFAREGLKDAKLQTLIQDYEARLHRKGYYRAKITVSLVDDDSCNCSRLVFVMFKGERYTLGDLSFTGNEQLNDAILTKEVGIRVGKRITPDAVKNGQSYIEAAYSDRGFLEAAVDTPITDIDSTQRVVRVTYPIAEGSSLQIGKVFMEGFPDLGEDLRLNLEARAGQPMREEIPSRDLAILQNSLFNSGYLEATVSVKSNIHDGTIDLTYQCQPGSQRYAGKVFIRGLQTINRETLRHDLDLHTGDILSQQKLYDIQEDLYSTGLFKRVDIERVPSSENSSIDHVRIDVEEDKHHAFAYGLGYDTEEQFRIKLGYSMMNLFGRRHYLGLTTRLSNREQHFRLTYRVPDTWGTAFPTTGVVYRTSERWTSFDLLKENAFVEYMREWGPRSQGFLRLEYSVQRPDNAKDYLINRGDAEERTMIYPVLSYVYDSRLDPVYPLRGTFTSFEIRWSPETTFTDSSFVKWFGHQTVHLPVQARSTLILSLRYGGIRPLGSESVPIGERFFSGGRTSHRAYARDTLGIEGETLEEYEPLGGLGVLLANVEFRSLLLNQFGVSVFLDSGNVFQKHEDISLDRLKHGVGVGIFVLTPVGPLRVDYGKKLDPEEGQPEDQWFMSLGFPF, from the coding sequence TTGAAGCAGTTCTTTTTCCTCGTACTCCTTTCTTCCGGCATGTCGGCACAGGTGATCGACCATGTCCGTCTCCAGGGCGCCCCTCCGGCCAATGTCGCTGCCCTCGCCAGGCTGATCACGGTTCAGGAAGGCAGGGAACTCAGCCCCGAGGCAGTTCAGGACTCCATCCGTCTGCTCATGCAGAGCGGCATTACGGCAAACGTGGAAGCAATCCTGGATGAAAACACCCTCACGTTCAAGGTAAGACCGAAAATCCTTCTCCAGTCCATCCGCATCCGGGGATTCAGTCGAAAGGCAGTACAGAAGGCACTGGGGATGTCTGCACCGGGCTGGTTCTGGGAAGAGGATATTCTTCCCACCGCCCGCGAAAAGCTTCAGCATATGCTGAACGGGGAAGGCTACCTGAACGGCGAAGTCCGTCTGGAGCTCAAACCGGGTCCTGACGAGTGGGAAAAATCCCTTCTTGTGAATATAGATCGGAGAGAACGTCTTCCCGTGGAACGGGTGAATCTCTCCGGGGAGTGCTCCCATATCCTGGATCATGCCTTCGACAAACTGATGGAGAAGCCCTTTCAACCTTCCCGGATTCATGCTTTTCTCCGCAAGACACGCCAGCAATTGTTCAAGCAGGGGTACCTTAATGCGACTCTGACCCTTTCCCGTATTGAACAGGGCGAGAGGGGAATCATTCTTCCAATTGAAACCCATTGTGATCGGCCGGTGGACGTGCGCTTCGAGGGAGAACCTGCGCCCCGATCCCTGCAGCGAAAGATCGATAAGCTCTTCGCCCGGGAGGGACTGAAAGACGCCAAACTCCAAACGCTGATTCAGGACTATGAAGCCCGGCTGCATCGAAAGGGGTACTACCGCGCGAAGATCACCGTGTCCCTGGTGGACGATGATTCCTGCAACTGCAGCCGCCTGGTCTTTGTCATGTTCAAGGGGGAACGGTACACACTGGGTGACCTTTCCTTCACCGGGAATGAACAGCTGAACGACGCCATCCTGACAAAGGAAGTGGGGATACGGGTTGGGAAGAGGATTACCCCGGACGCAGTAAAAAATGGACAGTCCTATATCGAGGCCGCATACTCCGATCGGGGGTTTCTGGAAGCAGCCGTCGACACTCCCATTACGGACATCGACTCAACTCAGAGGGTTGTCCGTGTGACCTATCCCATTGCCGAGGGTTCTTCCCTTCAGATCGGGAAGGTCTTCATGGAGGGATTCCCCGATCTCGGGGAAGATCTCCGTCTGAACCTGGAAGCACGTGCCGGCCAGCCGATGCGGGAGGAAATTCCCTCGCGAGATCTCGCCATACTCCAAAACAGTCTTTTTAATTCCGGCTATCTGGAGGCCACGGTATCTGTCAAATCAAACATCCATGATGGGACCATCGATCTGACCTATCAATGTCAGCCGGGCTCTCAGCGATACGCAGGAAAGGTGTTCATCCGGGGACTTCAGACCATAAACCGTGAGACCCTGCGTCACGACCTCGATTTGCATACGGGGGATATTCTCTCCCAGCAAAAGCTTTACGACATCCAGGAAGATCTCTACTCGACGGGCTTATTTAAGCGTGTCGACATTGAGCGTGTTCCTTCGTCGGAAAACTCCTCAATCGATCACGTTCGCATCGATGTCGAAGAGGACAAGCATCACGCCTTTGCCTATGGGCTCGGATATGACACCGAGGAGCAATTCAGGATCAAGTTGGGATATTCCATGATGAACCTCTTCGGTCGCCGCCATTATCTGGGCCTGACGACCCGGCTTTCAAACCGGGAGCAGCATTTTCGGCTTACCTACCGGGTACCCGACACCTGGGGGACCGCCTTCCCCACAACCGGTGTCGTCTATCGAACCAGCGAACGATGGACTTCCTTCGATTTATTAAAGGAAAATGCTTTTGTGGAATACATGCGGGAATGGGGTCCCCGAAGCCAGGGATTCCTGCGTCTCGAATATTCGGTCCAGCGGCCAGATAATGCAAAGGATTATCTGATCAACCGGGGGGATGCGGAAGAGCGTACCATGATTTACCCGGTTCTATCCTATGTATACGATTCCAGGCTTGATCCTGTGTATCCTCTCCGGGGCACCTTCACATCCTTTGAAATCCGATGGTCTCCGGAGACTACCTTTACCGACTCAAGCTTCGTAAAATGGTTCGGTCACCAGACCGTTCATCTCCCGGTACAGGCACGATCGACACTCATCCTCTCCCTTCGCTATGGAGGGATTCGTCCCCTCGGAAGCGAATCTGTACCAATTGGAGAGCGGTTCTTTTCGGGAGGCAGAACCTCTCACCGGGCCTACGCACGCGACACACTCGGGATCGAAGGTGAGACCCTGGAGGAGTACGAACCCCTGGGAGGACTTGGCGTTCTGCTTGCCAATGTAGAGTTCCGATCCTTGCTCCTTAATCAATTCGGTGTTAGTGTATTCCTGGACAGCGGCAATGTCTTTCAGAAGCATGAAGACATCTCCCTGGACCGTTTGAAGCATGGTGTGGGTGTGGGAATCTTTGTCCTCACCCCCGTCGGGCCGTTGCGTGTAGACTACGGGAAAAAACTGGATCCTGAGGAGGGTCAGCCAGAGGATCAATGGTTCATGAGTCTGGGATTTCCGTTCTAA
- a CDS encoding translocation/assembly module TamB domain-containing protein, with protein sequence MRRRTKLILAPFLLLALLVGLFHTPPVQHWLSNTFMGFLQHALGVNISWTSFRLTLVPPRLSLTDVQITDLGTVKSIRISTGLNPWNLRATVDQMRLHIVTGEESKPVGLKLPRFAHLQRVTLLNSYVQFNEKKVPLEIDAFGVSLVNGKLDVRAVEWSVEDYGPLTASVACDMKGDEHLLYVRDLHIHTKNANLLGQATLNTKTGKINLSFQATGEIGTYADHFRLGVPLQGETNIHGKLTAQTDVFDITATIRSEDIFFNGHSMGPVRSECSIHKERGTKILDIKASVREADFHLIYDLGDPVQGHMVVQAGSMSVQRVFTLFNLPEVVARQAAPATLDYRWTGTEVDSGEGKIRIGDETSSLQFAGTLEGFSRLHGQMRLQTRMGWIVLDGAFPLSGSEPIRASGNLKTVRIETILAMIGPHLGEPIPLAGSLQGKILLEGTWDDPVLNFEGHVSDVSYPPFELGSGSVRLRISESGLKIISEQFELGGGSLQINGFIPFDASPIRLSLMSEMFPVPAPVDLAVTSIGVLQVDGDSWSYAGHLSEGRIEGLELENLSAEARYQDDRLDVEIDRMTLLEGSARGIVQLQGDVVSTTLTAEQVHLPSTPFTTSFSLSLVLENDIMTLAGGGTIDGDMPHVLPAAYKVLLTEGRGTYDLTLANGGGLSGNADISRLPDIDLSGTLSGLSPDFLSKITPFQPLKALEARFDLTLNTETLSEGKGSAEIQPFGFTYHDQTFTLPEGLRFRMEGGEFTIEQVPLDHPYGLLGIGGTIRIEPELSLEANVTGYFGDDLIQILLPESSFLGEGFINLTFTWRKGSLMAEGSAEMSGRHFRYPPFNLHARHVDVALDLSGRKVTLTRATAEMEQGTISLDGYLITGPTLAPETVNIHMKGARVPIHFVSGLEGTTDLDLRLLTIEGQSQLIGDIQVTRALYTRPFNFSQEVLNSLLKKKMIRTAKRLPKINMNIKVTSPDSLEVRNNLITARGGGNLQISGTMDNPTIFGRIVIQEGGIVDFNEVKYEIVNAVADFNNPIQIDPVINVLLETSIKNYTVRVQISGRTAYLHTQFSSEPYLPKSDILQLLFGGIQSGQEGFIGGFFATEISKEISEQANLLFGLTRVSIDPIVGGDTVSTARVTVSKQINRNCIFNYVFTTSSNREDLISVECSIGYGAYINLLREPDGSYFFEIHRRLRF encoded by the coding sequence ATGAGACGGCGAACCAAGCTCATTCTGGCTCCCTTTCTTCTTCTTGCACTCCTGGTCGGCCTCTTTCACACCCCTCCCGTGCAGCACTGGCTTTCGAACACGTTCATGGGCTTCCTTCAGCATGCACTGGGCGTGAATATCTCCTGGACCTCCTTTCGACTGACCCTGGTACCGCCCCGTCTATCCCTGACCGATGTCCAGATCACGGACCTGGGTACGGTGAAGTCCATTCGAATCTCAACTGGCCTGAACCCATGGAATCTCAGAGCCACCGTCGATCAGATGAGGCTCCATATCGTTACGGGGGAGGAATCAAAACCGGTAGGGCTGAAGCTTCCCCGGTTTGCCCACCTTCAGCGGGTCACCCTCCTGAATTCGTACGTACAGTTCAACGAGAAGAAGGTTCCTCTGGAGATCGACGCATTTGGAGTCTCCCTGGTAAACGGAAAACTGGATGTCCGCGCGGTGGAATGGTCCGTTGAGGATTACGGTCCCCTTACTGCATCGGTCGCCTGCGATATGAAAGGAGATGAACATCTCCTCTACGTTCGGGATCTTCATATCCACACGAAAAACGCAAACCTTCTGGGACAGGCCACACTCAACACGAAGACCGGAAAAATCAATCTTTCATTTCAGGCCACCGGGGAGATCGGAACCTATGCGGATCACTTCCGTCTGGGGGTTCCTCTCCAGGGCGAAACAAACATTCACGGAAAACTGACAGCTCAGACAGACGTTTTCGATATCACGGCAACCATCCGGTCCGAAGATATCTTCTTTAACGGACACAGCATGGGGCCCGTTCGAAGCGAGTGTTCCATTCACAAGGAACGAGGGACTAAAATCCTGGACATCAAGGCTTCGGTCCGTGAAGCCGATTTTCACCTCATCTATGATCTGGGGGATCCCGTACAGGGACATATGGTAGTCCAGGCCGGTTCGATGTCGGTTCAGCGTGTATTCACCCTCTTCAACCTGCCCGAGGTTGTGGCTCGACAGGCCGCACCGGCCACCCTTGATTACCGTTGGACCGGTACAGAGGTCGATTCGGGGGAGGGAAAGATTCGAATCGGGGACGAGACCTCCTCCCTGCAGTTTGCAGGCACCCTGGAAGGATTTTCCAGATTACACGGACAAATGCGTCTTCAAACCCGCATGGGATGGATTGTCCTGGATGGAGCCTTCCCGCTATCAGGATCTGAACCGATACGGGCATCGGGGAACCTGAAAACCGTGAGAATCGAGACGATCCTGGCCATGATCGGCCCTCACCTCGGGGAGCCCATCCCTCTTGCCGGTTCCCTGCAGGGCAAGATTCTCCTGGAAGGAACGTGGGATGACCCGGTCCTGAATTTCGAAGGTCATGTATCCGATGTTTCTTACCCTCCCTTTGAGCTGGGATCAGGATCCGTTCGCCTGAGGATTTCGGAGTCGGGGCTGAAAATCATAAGCGAGCAGTTCGAATTGGGAGGGGGATCCCTTCAAATAAACGGATTTATCCCCTTTGACGCTTCGCCAATCCGCCTGTCTCTTATGTCGGAGATGTTTCCTGTACCCGCTCCCGTTGATCTTGCCGTAACATCCATTGGTGTCCTGCAAGTTGACGGTGATTCCTGGTCCTATGCCGGACACCTGAGTGAGGGTAGGATTGAAGGTCTGGAACTGGAAAATCTTTCTGCAGAAGCCCGGTACCAGGATGACAGGCTTGACGTGGAGATTGACCGCATGACTCTCCTGGAAGGTTCGGCCAGGGGCATTGTCCAGCTCCAGGGCGACGTGGTTTCCACAACCCTGACCGCAGAGCAGGTCCATCTTCCGTCCACACCGTTTACCACTTCCTTTTCCCTCTCCCTGGTTCTTGAAAATGACATCATGACCCTTGCCGGAGGAGGAACGATCGATGGTGACATGCCGCACGTACTGCCTGCGGCGTACAAAGTCTTGCTTACCGAAGGCCGGGGTACCTATGACCTCACACTGGCCAATGGTGGCGGGCTCTCGGGAAACGCGGACATTTCCCGTCTCCCCGATATCGATCTTTCGGGAACCCTGTCCGGACTCTCCCCTGATTTTTTGTCCAAAATTACGCCCTTTCAACCCCTCAAGGCACTGGAAGCCCGGTTTGACCTGACCCTGAATACCGAAACACTGAGCGAGGGAAAGGGCTCGGCGGAAATTCAACCCTTCGGCTTTACCTATCATGATCAGACCTTCACCCTCCCGGAAGGGTTACGATTTCGCATGGAAGGGGGCGAATTTACAATCGAACAGGTTCCGCTGGACCACCCTTACGGTCTTCTGGGAATTGGTGGAACGATCCGTATCGAACCTGAGCTGTCACTGGAAGCCAACGTCACCGGGTACTTCGGAGACGATCTGATCCAGATCCTTCTGCCCGAGTCCTCCTTCCTGGGAGAAGGATTCATAAACCTTACCTTCACGTGGAGGAAGGGTTCCCTCATGGCGGAGGGAAGTGCCGAAATGTCCGGCCGCCATTTTCGTTACCCTCCATTCAATCTTCATGCCCGCCACGTCGATGTAGCTCTCGACCTTTCGGGAAGGAAGGTCACCCTGACCCGCGCCACGGCGGAGATGGAACAGGGAACCATTTCTCTGGACGGATACCTGATTACCGGCCCGACTCTGGCCCCGGAAACGGTGAATATTCATATGAAGGGAGCTCGTGTCCCCATCCACTTTGTGAGCGGACTGGAGGGAACCACGGATCTCGATCTTCGCCTTCTCACGATCGAAGGGCAGAGCCAGCTGATTGGAGATATCCAGGTTACAAGGGCCCTCTATACGAGACCGTTCAATTTTTCCCAGGAGGTGCTGAATTCTCTGCTGAAGAAGAAGATGATCCGAACGGCGAAGAGGCTTCCGAAGATAAATATGAATATCAAGGTAACCTCGCCGGATTCTCTGGAAGTTCGAAACAACCTGATTACGGCAAGGGGCGGAGGGAACCTCCAGATATCGGGAACGATGGATAATCCGACTATCTTCGGCCGCATTGTCATTCAGGAGGGCGGCATTGTCGATTTTAATGAGGTCAAGTACGAAATCGTGAATGCGGTGGCCGACTTCAACAATCCGATCCAGATCGATCCCGTCATCAACGTCCTGCTCGAAACCTCCATCAAAAACTATACCGTGCGGGTGCAGATTTCCGGCCGAACGGCCTATCTCCACACTCAATTTTCCTCGGAACCCTACCTGCCCAAAAGTGACATCCTTCAGCTCCTGTTCGGGGGAATTCAGTCGGGGCAGGAAGGGTTTATCGGCGGATTTTTCGCTACGGAGATTTCCAAGGAAATATCAGAACAGGCCAACCTTCTGTTCGGCCTGACCCGGGTCAGCATTGACCCCATTGTCGGGGGAGATACCGTTTCCACGGCCCGGGTGACGGTCAGCAAACAGATTAATCGAAATTGTATCTTTAATTATGTCTTTACAACCAGTTCCAACCGTGAGGATCTTATTTCCGTCGAGTGCTCCATCGGGTACGGAGCCTATATTAATCTTCTCCGAGAACCGGATGGCAGTTACTTCTTTGAGATCCATCGGAGGCTGAGATTTTGA